A portion of the Phycodurus eques isolate BA_2022a chromosome 3, UOR_Pequ_1.1, whole genome shotgun sequence genome contains these proteins:
- the prodhb gene encoding proline dehydrogenase 1, mitochondrial isoform X2 produces MLPASAVTRARAEAPLRRLLTGRRPRISVGTKAASRAQHTQVDVGSRHVDSEGRSAISGRASGGISVDFEQTREAYKSKDSLELLRSLLVLKMCSYDFLVEKNQEIMDFGKKVLGQKGFDQLMKMTFYGQFVAGEDHMTIRPLIQKNLAFGVGSVLDYSVEEDIIQEEDPQTPMYSNASSEEKGGSSMDGFSAIKMTALGRPQFLLQFSEVLVKWQRFFSFLASMQGKDGVDVLEQKLDLKQMQECLSSVGANGDFYSVLTAQREKTSGTFDLLDWDSLFDDRANLAELLVVPNVQLGELEPLLQDFTAEEEGQMKRILQRMDILAKHAVKNGVRLMVDAEQTYMQPAIRRLTLDMQKIYNKDKPVIFNTYQCYLKDAFDNITLDVVLSRREGWHFAAKLVRGAYMRQERERALEFDYEDPINPDYETTNRTYHRCLDFVLDEIALNRNANIMVASHNEATVKHTLWRMNELALLPRENKVFFGQLLGMCDQISFPLGQAGFPVYKYVPYGPVNEVMPYLSRRAQENRGFMKGAQKERELLWKELKRRLASRELLYRPAY; encoded by the exons ATGTTGCCGGCTTCAGCTGTCACGCGAGCCCGGGCCGAGGCGCCCCTCCGGCGGCTACTCACCGGCCGAAGACCGCGGATATCCGTCGGCACCAAAGCGGCGAGCCGAGCCCAGCACACGCAGGTCGACGTCGGAAGTCGACATGTTGACTCAGAAGGACGTTCTGCTATTTCTGGACGGGCCAGCGGTGGGATATCCGTGGACTTTGAGCAGACCAGAGAGGCTTATAAAAGCAAGGACTCGTTGGAGCTCCTTCGAAGCCTGCTGGTTCTCAAGATGTGCTCCTACGACTTCCTGGTTGAGAAGAATCAAGAG ATAATGGATTTCGGTAAAAAGGTGTTGGGGCAGAAAGGCTTTGATCAGTTGATGAAGATGACGTTTTATGGCCAGTTTGTGGCCGGCGAGGATCACATGACCATCAGGCCGCTCATCCAGAAGAATCTGGCCTTTGGTGTGGGCTCCGTGCTGGACTACAGTGTGGAAGAGGACATCATCCAGGAGGAGGATCCACAGACACCAATGTA CTCAAATGCATCCAGTGAAGAGAAAG GTGGGAGTTCAATGGATGGCTTCTCTGCCATCAAAATGACCGCTCTGGGACGACCTCAGTTTCTG CTCCAGTTCTCTGAAGTCCTGGTGAAATGGCAGCGATTTTTCAGCTTCCTGGCATCCATGCAGGGTAAAGATGGCGTTGATGTCTTAGAGCAAAAGTTGGATCTTAAACAGATGCAG GAATGTTTGAGCAGTGTGGGTGCAAATGGGGACTTCTACAGTGTGCTGACTGCACAGAGGGAGAAAACTTCAGG CACTTTTGACCTCCTTGACTGGGACAGCCTTTTCGATGACAGAGCAAACCTGGCGGAACTGCTTGTGGTCCCAAATGTTCAG cttggtgaactggagcctcTACTGCAAGACTTCACTGCAGAGGAGGAGGGACAAATGAAGAGGATATTGCAGCGCATGGATATTTTAGCAAAA CACGCCGTAAAAAACGGCGTCCGCTTGATGGTGGATGCAGAACAGACCTACATGCAGCCGGCCATTCGCAGACTAACACTGGATATGCAGAAGATTTACAACAAAGATAAGCCAGTCATCTTCAACACCTACCAATGCTATTTGAAG GATGCTTTTGACAACATTACTTTGGATGTTGTGTTATCGCGACGTGAGGGCTGGCACTTTGCTGCCAAGCTGGTGCGAGGGGCCTACATGCGCCAGGAGCGGGAAAGGGCCTTGGAGTTTGACTATGAGGACCCCATCAACCCTGACTACGAGACCACCAACAGAACGTACCATAG ATGTTTGGATTTCGTGCTGGATGAGATTGCTCTTAACAGAAACGCCAACATTATGGTTGCTTCCCATAATGAGGCCACAGTGAAACACACATTATGGAG AATGAATGAGCTGGCTCTGTTGCCCAGGGAAAACAAAGTGTTCTTTGGCCAGCTCCTGGGCATGTGTGATCAGATCAGCTTCCCACTGG GCCAAGCAGGCTTCCCCGTCTACAAGTATGTCCCCTACGGCCCAGTGAACGAGGTGATGCCCTACCTGAGTCGCAGAGCCCAGGAGAACCGAGGCTTCATGAAGGGTGCCCAAAAGGAGAGAGAACTgttgtggaaggagctgaaacgtAGATTGGCCTCCAGGGAGCTTCTCTATAGACCGGCATACTGA
- the prodhb gene encoding proline dehydrogenase 1, mitochondrial isoform X1, whose protein sequence is MLPASAVTRARAEAPLRRLLTGRRPRISVGTKAASRAQHTQVDVGSRHVDSEGRSAISGRASGGISVDFEQTREAYKSKDSLELLRSLLVLKMCSYDFLVEKNQEIMDFGKKVLGQKGFDQLMKMTFYGQFVAGEDHMTIRPLIQKNLAFGVGSVLDYSVEEDIIQEEDPQTPMYSNASSEEKGEDYKDTFGGSQTYFYADESKCDQHMETFIKCIEASGGSSMDGFSAIKMTALGRPQFLLQFSEVLVKWQRFFSFLASMQGKDGVDVLEQKLDLKQMQECLSSVGANGDFYSVLTAQREKTSGTFDLLDWDSLFDDRANLAELLVVPNVQLGELEPLLQDFTAEEEGQMKRILQRMDILAKHAVKNGVRLMVDAEQTYMQPAIRRLTLDMQKIYNKDKPVIFNTYQCYLKDAFDNITLDVVLSRREGWHFAAKLVRGAYMRQERERALEFDYEDPINPDYETTNRTYHRCLDFVLDEIALNRNANIMVASHNEATVKHTLWRMNELALLPRENKVFFGQLLGMCDQISFPLGQAGFPVYKYVPYGPVNEVMPYLSRRAQENRGFMKGAQKERELLWKELKRRLASRELLYRPAY, encoded by the exons ATGTTGCCGGCTTCAGCTGTCACGCGAGCCCGGGCCGAGGCGCCCCTCCGGCGGCTACTCACCGGCCGAAGACCGCGGATATCCGTCGGCACCAAAGCGGCGAGCCGAGCCCAGCACACGCAGGTCGACGTCGGAAGTCGACATGTTGACTCAGAAGGACGTTCTGCTATTTCTGGACGGGCCAGCGGTGGGATATCCGTGGACTTTGAGCAGACCAGAGAGGCTTATAAAAGCAAGGACTCGTTGGAGCTCCTTCGAAGCCTGCTGGTTCTCAAGATGTGCTCCTACGACTTCCTGGTTGAGAAGAATCAAGAG ATAATGGATTTCGGTAAAAAGGTGTTGGGGCAGAAAGGCTTTGATCAGTTGATGAAGATGACGTTTTATGGCCAGTTTGTGGCCGGCGAGGATCACATGACCATCAGGCCGCTCATCCAGAAGAATCTGGCCTTTGGTGTGGGCTCCGTGCTGGACTACAGTGTGGAAGAGGACATCATCCAGGAGGAGGATCCACAGACACCAATGTA CTCAAATGCATCCAGTGAAGAGAAAG GTGAGGACTACAAAGATACGTTTGGTGGATCTCAAACATATTTCTATGCAGATGAGAGCAAATGCGACCAACATATGGAAACATTCATTAAATGTATTGAGGCATCTG GTGGGAGTTCAATGGATGGCTTCTCTGCCATCAAAATGACCGCTCTGGGACGACCTCAGTTTCTG CTCCAGTTCTCTGAAGTCCTGGTGAAATGGCAGCGATTTTTCAGCTTCCTGGCATCCATGCAGGGTAAAGATGGCGTTGATGTCTTAGAGCAAAAGTTGGATCTTAAACAGATGCAG GAATGTTTGAGCAGTGTGGGTGCAAATGGGGACTTCTACAGTGTGCTGACTGCACAGAGGGAGAAAACTTCAGG CACTTTTGACCTCCTTGACTGGGACAGCCTTTTCGATGACAGAGCAAACCTGGCGGAACTGCTTGTGGTCCCAAATGTTCAG cttggtgaactggagcctcTACTGCAAGACTTCACTGCAGAGGAGGAGGGACAAATGAAGAGGATATTGCAGCGCATGGATATTTTAGCAAAA CACGCCGTAAAAAACGGCGTCCGCTTGATGGTGGATGCAGAACAGACCTACATGCAGCCGGCCATTCGCAGACTAACACTGGATATGCAGAAGATTTACAACAAAGATAAGCCAGTCATCTTCAACACCTACCAATGCTATTTGAAG GATGCTTTTGACAACATTACTTTGGATGTTGTGTTATCGCGACGTGAGGGCTGGCACTTTGCTGCCAAGCTGGTGCGAGGGGCCTACATGCGCCAGGAGCGGGAAAGGGCCTTGGAGTTTGACTATGAGGACCCCATCAACCCTGACTACGAGACCACCAACAGAACGTACCATAG ATGTTTGGATTTCGTGCTGGATGAGATTGCTCTTAACAGAAACGCCAACATTATGGTTGCTTCCCATAATGAGGCCACAGTGAAACACACATTATGGAG AATGAATGAGCTGGCTCTGTTGCCCAGGGAAAACAAAGTGTTCTTTGGCCAGCTCCTGGGCATGTGTGATCAGATCAGCTTCCCACTGG GCCAAGCAGGCTTCCCCGTCTACAAGTATGTCCCCTACGGCCCAGTGAACGAGGTGATGCCCTACCTGAGTCGCAGAGCCCAGGAGAACCGAGGCTTCATGAAGGGTGCCCAAAAGGAGAGAGAACTgttgtggaaggagctgaaacgtAGATTGGCCTCCAGGGAGCTTCTCTATAGACCGGCATACTGA
- the prodhb gene encoding proline dehydrogenase 1, mitochondrial isoform X3: MDFGKKVLGQKGFDQLMKMTFYGQFVAGEDHMTIRPLIQKNLAFGVGSVLDYSVEEDIIQEEDPQTPMYSNASSEEKGEDYKDTFGGSQTYFYADESKCDQHMETFIKCIEASGGSSMDGFSAIKMTALGRPQFLLQFSEVLVKWQRFFSFLASMQGKDGVDVLEQKLDLKQMQECLSSVGANGDFYSVLTAQREKTSGTFDLLDWDSLFDDRANLAELLVVPNVQLGELEPLLQDFTAEEEGQMKRILQRMDILAKHAVKNGVRLMVDAEQTYMQPAIRRLTLDMQKIYNKDKPVIFNTYQCYLKDAFDNITLDVVLSRREGWHFAAKLVRGAYMRQERERALEFDYEDPINPDYETTNRTYHRCLDFVLDEIALNRNANIMVASHNEATVKHTLWRMNELALLPRENKVFFGQLLGMCDQISFPLGQAGFPVYKYVPYGPVNEVMPYLSRRAQENRGFMKGAQKERELLWKELKRRLASRELLYRPAY; this comes from the exons ATGGATTTCGGTAAAAAGGTGTTGGGGCAGAAAGGCTTTGATCAGTTGATGAAGATGACGTTTTATGGCCAGTTTGTGGCCGGCGAGGATCACATGACCATCAGGCCGCTCATCCAGAAGAATCTGGCCTTTGGTGTGGGCTCCGTGCTGGACTACAGTGTGGAAGAGGACATCATCCAGGAGGAGGATCCACAGACACCAATGTA CTCAAATGCATCCAGTGAAGAGAAAG GTGAGGACTACAAAGATACGTTTGGTGGATCTCAAACATATTTCTATGCAGATGAGAGCAAATGCGACCAACATATGGAAACATTCATTAAATGTATTGAGGCATCTG GTGGGAGTTCAATGGATGGCTTCTCTGCCATCAAAATGACCGCTCTGGGACGACCTCAGTTTCTG CTCCAGTTCTCTGAAGTCCTGGTGAAATGGCAGCGATTTTTCAGCTTCCTGGCATCCATGCAGGGTAAAGATGGCGTTGATGTCTTAGAGCAAAAGTTGGATCTTAAACAGATGCAG GAATGTTTGAGCAGTGTGGGTGCAAATGGGGACTTCTACAGTGTGCTGACTGCACAGAGGGAGAAAACTTCAGG CACTTTTGACCTCCTTGACTGGGACAGCCTTTTCGATGACAGAGCAAACCTGGCGGAACTGCTTGTGGTCCCAAATGTTCAG cttggtgaactggagcctcTACTGCAAGACTTCACTGCAGAGGAGGAGGGACAAATGAAGAGGATATTGCAGCGCATGGATATTTTAGCAAAA CACGCCGTAAAAAACGGCGTCCGCTTGATGGTGGATGCAGAACAGACCTACATGCAGCCGGCCATTCGCAGACTAACACTGGATATGCAGAAGATTTACAACAAAGATAAGCCAGTCATCTTCAACACCTACCAATGCTATTTGAAG GATGCTTTTGACAACATTACTTTGGATGTTGTGTTATCGCGACGTGAGGGCTGGCACTTTGCTGCCAAGCTGGTGCGAGGGGCCTACATGCGCCAGGAGCGGGAAAGGGCCTTGGAGTTTGACTATGAGGACCCCATCAACCCTGACTACGAGACCACCAACAGAACGTACCATAG ATGTTTGGATTTCGTGCTGGATGAGATTGCTCTTAACAGAAACGCCAACATTATGGTTGCTTCCCATAATGAGGCCACAGTGAAACACACATTATGGAG AATGAATGAGCTGGCTCTGTTGCCCAGGGAAAACAAAGTGTTCTTTGGCCAGCTCCTGGGCATGTGTGATCAGATCAGCTTCCCACTGG GCCAAGCAGGCTTCCCCGTCTACAAGTATGTCCCCTACGGCCCAGTGAACGAGGTGATGCCCTACCTGAGTCGCAGAGCCCAGGAGAACCGAGGCTTCATGAAGGGTGCCCAAAAGGAGAGAGAACTgttgtggaaggagctgaaacgtAGATTGGCCTCCAGGGAGCTTCTCTATAGACCGGCATACTGA